The Pseudoalteromonas sp. DL-6 genome has a window encoding:
- a CDS encoding CDP-alcohol phosphatidyltransferase family protein — protein sequence MLDKFITPLIKPVLIPCVKQLHKKGVSADQLTLIGFLIGLLAVPLIIFEYWYGALIVICINRIFDGLDGALARYAQSSSSAGGYLDITLDFLFYALIPFAFILSSPEQNALAGSLLLVTFIGTGSSFLAFAIAAEKFKLDKPQFKYKSFYYLNGLTEGTETIALFIAFCIWPQYFSILAVLFAIACAITIFTRIYGGYYTLKQQETAFHEVNHES from the coding sequence ATGTTAGATAAATTTATTACCCCACTTATAAAACCGGTGCTTATTCCGTGCGTAAAACAGCTGCACAAAAAAGGAGTGAGTGCCGATCAATTAACCTTAATAGGTTTTTTAATTGGCTTGCTAGCCGTTCCACTGATTATTTTTGAATATTGGTACGGCGCATTAATCGTAATTTGTATTAATCGCATTTTTGATGGTCTTGATGGCGCGCTCGCGCGTTACGCTCAGAGCAGTTCAAGCGCAGGGGGATATTTAGACATTACTCTGGATTTTTTATTTTATGCGCTTATTCCTTTTGCGTTTATTTTAAGTAGCCCTGAGCAAAATGCATTGGCGGGGTCATTATTGCTTGTGACTTTTATAGGCACAGGGTCGAGTTTTTTAGCGTTTGCGATTGCCGCCGAAAAATTTAAACTCGATAAACCGCAATTTAAATACAAAAGTTTTTACTACTTAAATGGCCTAACTGAAGGCACTGAAACCATTGCCTTGTTTATTGCCTTTTGTATTTGGCCGCAGTATTTTTCAATTCTTGCTGTTTTATTTGCCATTGCCTGCGCGATAACTATTTTTACTCGTATATATGGAGGTTACTATACCTTAAAACAGCAAGAAACCGCATTCCACGAGGTAAACCATGAGTCATGA
- a CDS encoding sterol desaturase family protein: MSHEMYWRLGFFFSVLAIMMLLEWRKPARQSIIKNRSRWLANFGLTLTSTLLSRLTVPVGLTAVAVYYQQHGIGLFNQLNVSPLIVVILSLLLLDLIIYWQHRLFHQVPILWRLHRVHHADAHIDTSTGLRFHPIEIVLSILIKLIAVTALGVPAIAVLIFEIALNGLALFNHANIRLPNAIEKPLRLILITQVLHRIHHSQNPEETNSNFGFSVTWWDRLFGSYKTSATLSDNEINIGLAQYPDPKQNASLWHLLTLPFKK, from the coding sequence ATGAGTCATGAAATGTATTGGCGACTCGGCTTTTTTTTCAGCGTACTGGCAATAATGATGCTGCTTGAATGGCGAAAACCTGCACGCCAATCAATAATTAAAAATAGGTCACGTTGGTTGGCTAATTTTGGATTAACCCTTACCTCTACCCTGCTCTCACGCCTAACCGTACCGGTTGGCCTAACCGCGGTTGCTGTTTATTATCAGCAGCATGGAATTGGGCTATTTAATCAACTCAATGTCTCACCACTCATTGTAGTGATACTCAGCTTACTTTTGCTTGATTTAATTATTTACTGGCAGCATCGGCTTTTTCATCAGGTGCCTATTTTGTGGCGTTTGCACCGCGTACACCACGCTGATGCACATATTGATACCAGTACCGGTCTGCGATTTCATCCTATTGAAATTGTACTCAGCATACTTATAAAATTGATTGCCGTTACCGCTTTGGGTGTACCTGCTATTGCAGTATTAATATTTGAAATTGCACTCAATGGGTTAGCACTGTTTAATCATGCGAATATTCGCTTGCCAAACGCAATAGAAAAACCACTGCGCCTCATCCTTATCACTCAAGTGCTGCACCGCATACATCACAGCCAAAACCCCGAAGAAACAAACAGTAACTTTGGCTTTAGTGTAACTTGGTGGGATCGACTTTTTGGCAGCTACAAAACCAGCGCCACATTATCAGACAACGAGATAAACATCGGCCTAGCCCAATATCCCGATCCAAAACAAAACGCATCCTTGTGGCATTTGTTAACGTTACCATTTAAAAAGTAG
- a CDS encoding glycoside hydrolase family 16 protein, protein MNIETTRITRILAAISLASLAGCGGDAATTTTDIEKVNPTEPVSDWRMVWNDEFDSTSIDANKWNFELNCAGGGNNEKQCYTDSEQNAFIKDGVLNIVALPAEEGAEKPYTSARLNTRYNADFTYGRFEMRAKLPAGQGSWPAFWMMPTDEEYGTWPRSGEIDILEAVNLKTVAEDGTVEANVYGTLHYGREWPNNSSSGKAYALPEGMNPADDFHTYAIEWQEGEIRWYVDGYLYATQRRSEIRYNSKDEAVGLKHKGWFAEYFEQGSGELTTHWDNAPFDKDFYLILNHAVGGDWPENVNNLGIDETAFAEGQSFEIDYVRVYECASDPATGKGCETVRPGYDSLDDALVEGEAPLPPPPPSEAPAENLDVFDGSLNANWIAWDCCGGTTPETITDADKGDVIKFNINDNNGTVLGFSTRGGHFPDDFAGTSSPFDASPLLEYNGRLTFDMKVVTPPTSDTTWLLKAEAGDGGPNTGDVALTESNEGLAPVTGQWQTYTFPLSMLQEKDLDLSAIDVLMVFPAWQTGEGAEYLITNVAIEGDLPEPPQVDLFTDGQNLDWPMWDCCGGSTPTEVMDDAEHGLTAEFSIGEAPTVMGFNTRTSANGSGTPFDATPILSSGVLQFDVKVMSNPNNPDATWIMKIESNEGDTAVEVPLTDVGEVPVVGEWQTYTFTFEDLASAGLDVSAIDVVMIFPAWGTGEGAVYRVDNAKMYDPSASAGDEITIFQDTAADMWKIWDCCGGSTPTEETDDADHGIVAEFVIGSAPTVMGFLADDGTSFDASAILANGVVQFEMKVVTPPNSPDAEWKFKIESTGAATAVELPLAQSVEGEVPVNGQWQTYTFTLQSLFAAGLDISDINVLMMFPAWGTGEGAVYRIDNVVIANP, encoded by the coding sequence ATGAACATTGAAACAACACGCATTACTCGCATTTTAGCTGCTATTTCATTAGCATCTTTGGCGGGTTGTGGTGGTGACGCAGCGACTACTACCACCGATATTGAAAAAGTAAATCCTACTGAACCAGTCTCAGACTGGCGTATGGTATGGAATGATGAATTTGACAGCACAAGCATTGATGCTAACAAGTGGAACTTTGAATTAAACTGCGCTGGCGGTGGTAACAACGAAAAACAATGTTACACCGACAGTGAACAAAACGCCTTTATTAAAGACGGTGTACTAAACATAGTCGCCTTACCTGCTGAAGAAGGCGCAGAAAAACCATACACGTCAGCACGTTTAAATACCCGTTACAACGCCGATTTTACTTATGGCCGCTTTGAAATGCGTGCCAAACTACCTGCTGGTCAAGGAAGTTGGCCTGCATTTTGGATGATGCCAACCGATGAAGAATATGGTACCTGGCCACGCTCTGGCGAAATTGATATTTTAGAAGCAGTTAATCTAAAAACAGTCGCAGAAGATGGCACTGTTGAAGCAAATGTTTACGGTACACTTCACTATGGCCGTGAATGGCCAAATAACTCAAGCTCAGGCAAAGCTTATGCCCTGCCTGAGGGAATGAACCCCGCTGACGATTTCCATACTTATGCAATAGAATGGCAAGAAGGCGAAATACGCTGGTACGTAGATGGCTACTTATACGCCACACAACGTCGCTCTGAAATTCGTTATAATTCTAAAGATGAAGCAGTTGGCCTAAAACATAAAGGCTGGTTTGCTGAATACTTCGAACAAGGCAGTGGCGAACTTACTACTCACTGGGATAATGCCCCATTTGATAAAGATTTTTATCTTATATTAAATCATGCTGTTGGCGGCGACTGGCCAGAAAATGTAAATAATTTAGGCATTGACGAAACTGCATTTGCAGAAGGTCAAAGTTTTGAAATTGATTACGTTCGTGTTTATGAATGTGCCTCAGATCCGGCCACCGGTAAAGGCTGTGAAACAGTTCGCCCTGGTTACGATAGCTTAGACGATGCACTTGTGGAAGGTGAGGCACCTTTACCACCACCGCCACCAAGTGAAGCCCCTGCAGAAAATCTGGATGTGTTTGATGGTAGTCTAAATGCTAACTGGATTGCTTGGGATTGTTGTGGTGGAACAACACCTGAAACAATTACTGACGCTGATAAAGGCGACGTTATTAAATTTAATATTAATGACAATAACGGCACTGTATTAGGTTTCTCTACTCGTGGCGGTCACTTCCCTGATGATTTTGCAGGAACATCATCACCATTTGACGCATCACCCCTACTTGAATATAACGGTCGTTTAACTTTTGATATGAAAGTAGTTACTCCTCCAACATCAGATACTACATGGCTATTGAAAGCTGAAGCTGGAGATGGTGGCCCTAATACCGGCGATGTAGCCTTAACTGAAAGCAATGAAGGCTTAGCCCCTGTTACTGGCCAATGGCAAACTTACACCTTCCCACTATCAATGCTGCAAGAAAAAGACTTAGATTTAAGTGCTATTGATGTACTAATGGTATTCCCAGCATGGCAGACCGGTGAAGGTGCCGAGTACTTAATTACCAACGTAGCAATTGAAGGTGATTTACCTGAGCCTCCACAGGTAGACTTGTTTACCGATGGGCAAAACCTTGATTGGCCAATGTGGGATTGTTGTGGTGGCTCTACTCCAACAGAAGTAATGGATGATGCAGAACATGGTTTAACAGCTGAATTCAGCATAGGTGAAGCACCAACGGTTATGGGCTTCAACACTCGTACATCTGCAAACGGAAGCGGCACTCCATTCGATGCCACGCCTATTTTAAGCAGCGGTGTTCTGCAGTTTGACGTAAAAGTAATGTCAAACCCAAACAACCCTGATGCAACTTGGATAATGAAAATAGAATCTAATGAAGGTGATACTGCAGTAGAAGTTCCACTGACAGACGTTGGTGAAGTGCCAGTAGTAGGTGAATGGCAAACATACACCTTCACATTTGAAGATCTAGCCAGTGCAGGTTTAGATGTCAGTGCCATTGATGTAGTAATGATATTCCCAGCATGGGGCACAGGTGAAGGTGCGGTTTACCGTGTTGATAACGCTAAGATGTACGATCCTAGTGCATCAGCAGGCGATGAAATCACGATTTTCCAAGATACTGCCGCAGATATGTGGAAGATTTGGGATTGTTGTGGTGGCTCTACCCCGACTGAAGAAACTGACGATGCTGATCACGGCATTGTAGCAGAATTTGTAATTGGCTCTGCACCAACGGTAATGGGCTTTTTAGCGGACGACGGTACTTCTTTTGATGCTTCAGCAATATTAGCCAATGGCGTTGTACAATTTGAAATGAAAGTGGTAACGCCGCCAAATAGTCCTGACGCTGAATGGAAATTTAAAATTGAGTCAACAGGCGCAGCAACAGCGGTAGAGCTTCCTTTAGCACAAAGTGTTGAGGGAGAAGTACCCGTTAATGGTCAATGGCAAACCTACACATTTACATTACAGTCACTGTTTGCTGCCGGTTTAGATATTAGTGATATTAATGTACTGATGATGTTCCCAGCGTGGGGCACAGGTGAAGGCGCTGTTTACCGTATAGACAACGTAGTTATCGCTAATCCGTAA
- a CDS encoding TonB-dependent receptor: MNTNKFKKSPLAASVSLIIAASTFNFAYAAQENTAEPELEVIEVKGIRGSLIRSMDVKRDASGVVDAISAEEMGKFPDTNLAESLQRITGVSVSRSNGEGSQITVRGFGPSFNLVTLNGRQMAGTGFTRSFNFENLSSEGVSSLEVMKTARADTPTGGLGATVNIVTAKPLQKPGQRFSVMAKGIHDTSVEEGDKVTPEIAGIYSNTFADEMFGFSANFSYHRRDFQRQAANVRSWLVNPDLSVDAENIIDNRPMDADGNPAKQFFDPNAGESGEYVSAAFFPQEVSFAKDDIQRERLNAQATFQFAPTDNLTFTLDHTISNATTGNNSLSWGIWNGSFGGNGNAYELDENGTAIYYNSAGDDASFTAFRETSEVDSKATGINVEWLATENLSFNFDAHTSKTTTDNGKDPGLNSNARIILGSADLSTKEYFFREGDVPGFNINWNNGTQEVNPNQIGSNFSIFTRTPGESEVSQVQLDGKLFTYTDIGLETVKFGAAYTKQTLSGWGGSNNANAPGFNNGTFAEIFPDAMFERVDLSGFLDEFSFGPNGVAPGYAYTYDLDEAFARQSAYLTEDVIGSDYYRIGSFDRFPTNEVEEETISVYLSSNWVFDVSDYEVFVNLGLRYEETDIVSPAKSRVAEQVYWAGGAEWLTQFAAGGELVEVDYEGQYDLLLPMIDIKVDLTDDLVTRASWGQTITRPTLGDMLGNLALTPSPKLNSRSGSRGNPNLEPFKSTNFDLSLEYYYSEGSYAAVGLFWKDVDNWIDNTQVKTTFEGLHDVYLGQRWNNAVAAIEGRGDQATDTAIYNEIVANGVGIGENNRILPDPATDPLIEWTINSPENVGSRKVNGMEFAVQHLFGDSGFGAGFNATVVDGDVEYDNYYLASQAVLAGLSDSANLQGFYEKDGLSVKITGAWRDEYLIAQGLPDSGATAPPQYAEEYLQWDISVNYEVNESTTVFFEGVNLTNETERSFSRFESQFLSAAQYGPRYAFGVRYSMGN; encoded by the coding sequence ATGAACACAAATAAGTTTAAAAAAAGCCCACTAGCGGCTTCTGTGTCACTTATCATCGCTGCAAGCACATTTAACTTCGCATACGCAGCGCAAGAAAATACTGCCGAACCTGAACTAGAAGTTATTGAAGTAAAAGGTATTCGTGGCTCACTCATTCGTTCAATGGATGTAAAACGCGATGCATCAGGCGTGGTTGATGCCATTTCTGCTGAAGAAATGGGTAAATTCCCAGATACTAACTTAGCAGAATCACTACAGCGTATAACCGGCGTATCGGTGAGTCGTTCAAACGGTGAAGGTAGCCAAATTACCGTACGTGGTTTTGGCCCATCATTTAACCTTGTAACACTTAACGGCCGTCAAATGGCAGGCACCGGTTTTACCCGCTCATTTAACTTTGAAAACTTATCATCTGAAGGTGTTAGTTCATTAGAAGTTATGAAAACAGCCCGTGCCGACACCCCTACGGGTGGTTTAGGCGCAACGGTTAATATTGTTACTGCTAAACCGCTGCAAAAGCCGGGTCAACGTTTTTCTGTAATGGCAAAAGGCATACACGACACCTCAGTAGAAGAAGGTGATAAAGTTACTCCTGAAATAGCAGGTATTTACAGTAATACTTTCGCAGACGAAATGTTTGGTTTTTCAGCAAACTTTTCATACCACCGTCGTGATTTTCAGCGCCAAGCTGCAAATGTTCGCTCTTGGTTAGTCAATCCTGATTTATCAGTGGATGCTGAAAACATAATCGACAACCGCCCAATGGATGCCGATGGCAATCCAGCTAAACAGTTTTTTGATCCTAATGCTGGGGAGAGTGGTGAATATGTATCAGCAGCCTTCTTCCCGCAAGAAGTCAGCTTTGCAAAAGATGACATTCAGCGTGAACGTTTAAATGCTCAAGCCACTTTTCAGTTTGCACCAACAGACAACTTAACGTTTACCTTAGACCACACGATATCAAATGCTACAACAGGTAATAATTCGTTATCGTGGGGTATTTGGAACGGCTCATTTGGCGGCAATGGTAATGCCTATGAGCTAGATGAAAACGGCACCGCTATTTATTATAATTCAGCAGGTGATGACGCGTCATTCACAGCTTTTCGTGAAACTTCAGAAGTAGACTCAAAAGCAACCGGTATTAATGTTGAGTGGTTAGCAACAGAAAACCTAAGTTTTAATTTTGATGCGCATACTTCAAAAACCACTACAGATAACGGTAAAGATCCAGGCTTAAACTCTAATGCCCGTATTATTTTGGGCTCAGCCGATCTCTCGACTAAAGAATACTTTTTCCGCGAAGGCGATGTGCCCGGTTTCAATATAAATTGGAACAACGGCACACAAGAAGTGAATCCTAATCAAATTGGCTCTAACTTTAGCATTTTCACTCGAACGCCGGGTGAGTCAGAAGTATCTCAAGTTCAATTAGATGGTAAATTATTTACTTACACAGATATTGGCCTTGAAACTGTAAAATTTGGCGCAGCTTATACCAAACAAACACTTAGTGGTTGGGGTGGTTCTAATAATGCCAATGCACCTGGCTTTAACAACGGTACATTCGCTGAAATTTTCCCGGATGCGATGTTCGAAAGAGTTGATTTAAGTGGATTCCTTGACGAGTTTTCATTTGGCCCTAACGGCGTAGCGCCAGGTTATGCTTATACTTATGACCTTGATGAAGCATTTGCTCGTCAAAGTGCTTATTTAACCGAAGACGTTATTGGCAGTGACTACTACCGCATTGGTAGCTTTGACCGCTTCCCAACTAACGAAGTTGAAGAAGAAACCATTAGTGTGTATCTCTCTAGCAACTGGGTATTTGACGTTAGCGACTACGAAGTTTTTGTTAATTTAGGTCTTCGTTATGAAGAAACCGATATCGTCAGCCCAGCTAAAAGCCGGGTAGCTGAACAAGTTTATTGGGCTGGCGGTGCAGAGTGGTTAACTCAATTTGCCGCTGGTGGCGAATTAGTTGAAGTAGACTATGAAGGTCAGTACGACTTACTACTGCCTATGATTGATATTAAAGTGGATCTTACTGATGACTTAGTAACCCGCGCATCATGGGGTCAAACAATCACCAGACCAACTCTTGGCGATATGTTAGGTAACTTAGCTTTAACTCCATCTCCTAAATTAAACTCAAGAAGTGGTAGCCGTGGTAATCCAAACCTAGAACCATTTAAGTCAACAAACTTTGACTTAAGTCTTGAGTACTATTACAGCGAAGGCAGTTACGCTGCAGTTGGTTTATTCTGGAAAGACGTGGATAACTGGATTGACAACACCCAGGTTAAAACCACCTTCGAAGGTTTACATGATGTGTATTTAGGTCAGCGTTGGAACAACGCAGTAGCCGCCATAGAAGGCCGTGGCGATCAAGCAACTGACACTGCAATTTACAATGAAATTGTAGCTAATGGCGTAGGCATTGGTGAAAACAACCGTATATTACCAGACCCAGCAACCGATCCGCTGATTGAATGGACGATTAATTCACCTGAGAATGTGGGTTCACGTAAAGTAAACGGAATGGAGTTTGCTGTTCAACACTTGTTTGGTGACTCAGGCTTTGGTGCGGGCTTTAATGCCACCGTTGTTGATGGCGATGTAGAGTACGATAACTATTACCTTGCCTCTCAAGCGGTATTAGCTGGTTTAAGTGACTCTGCAAACCTACAAGGCTTCTATGAAAAAGATGGCTTATCGGTAAAAATTACCGGTGCATGGCGTGATGAGTACTTAATTGCACAAGGCTTACCAGATTCAGGTGCTACGGCTCCGCCACAATATGCTGAAGAGTACTTGCAGTGGGATATTAGTGTTAACTACGAAGTTAACGAAAGCACAACGGTATTCTTTGAAGGTGTGAACTTAACTAACGAAACCGAGCGTTCATTTAGCCGTTTCGAAAGCCAGTTCTTAAGCGCGGCTCAATACGGTCCTCGTTATGCCTTTGGCGTTAGATACTCTATGGGCAATTAA